The proteins below are encoded in one region of Myxococcales bacterium:
- a CDS encoding TonB-dependent receptor has translation MKYSVFIFSLACLLSAEAFAQEVAKEKGEGAGEEPIDMESLLMVDPVVVQSTPIDVSRVGGSANVITQKELERFEYDDVHQVLKQVPGVYVRQEDGFGLRPNIGMRGVNSDRSSKVNLMEDDVLLGPAPYSAQAAYYFPLSIRMVGMEVFKGPGSIPYGPNTIGGAINWLTRPIPEQSEGDLDLSVGQYRSGRFHGNYGMRSKYAGFLIDGVHLQSDGFKNLDGGGNTGFDKNEMLAKFQINTDPDELRYQSLELRLGYSNETSNETYLGLSDADFAATPYRRYAASQLGLMDWWRTQIQVRHYLRISDSIEVKTTAYRHDFSRSWRKLNRFSGGPALFDVLNQPFGQAAVYESILQGQQDSEGPDQNLMVGINQRDFVSQGIQSTTTWSYEKDWFSQQLELGFRFHYDEIKRNHTEDPYRMLASTLVPTQDPRQLILQNQVKTNAWSFHTLDRIQLGESLLLTPGLRVEMIDWQYRNSTDATAVIEQNDFYTVLIPGIGAVYQLIPELSVLAGVHRGFSPAAPGPEKNAKPETSVNYEAGLRFSKEQSKAELVGFFNDYSNMTAVCSFNRGCSDESIGSQTNAGSVFVYGLEASASQDLPLWWDFALHTQAAYTLTLSDFQNDFTSSDPLLADVSKGDALPYIPVHQLNFIVGVNHPTWGVDLSGTYVGEMRDVAGQGPIPTAERINDYIVFDLAGRYKLSDKHELYARIDNLFDNEYMVSRRPYGLRPGKPFLFMVGYKGHFGP, from the coding sequence ATGAAATATTCTGTTTTTATATTTAGTTTGGCTTGTTTACTTTCCGCGGAAGCTTTCGCTCAGGAAGTTGCAAAAGAAAAAGGGGAGGGCGCAGGCGAGGAGCCCATCGATATGGAGTCGCTCCTGATGGTGGATCCGGTTGTGGTGCAAAGCACGCCGATCGATGTGTCACGAGTGGGTGGTTCAGCCAATGTGATCACGCAAAAAGAACTTGAGCGTTTCGAATACGATGACGTGCATCAGGTCCTCAAGCAGGTACCCGGTGTTTACGTGCGGCAAGAAGATGGTTTTGGTTTGCGCCCCAATATCGGCATGCGTGGGGTGAACTCCGATCGAAGCAGTAAAGTTAACCTAATGGAAGATGATGTATTGCTTGGGCCTGCACCGTATTCGGCGCAAGCAGCCTACTATTTTCCGTTGAGTATACGTATGGTGGGCATGGAAGTGTTCAAGGGTCCGGGCTCCATTCCTTATGGCCCGAACACAATTGGTGGCGCCATCAATTGGCTCACCCGGCCCATTCCGGAGCAAAGTGAAGGCGATTTGGATCTTTCGGTGGGCCAATACCGCAGCGGAAGGTTTCACGGCAACTATGGTATGCGCAGCAAGTACGCAGGCTTTCTCATTGATGGCGTGCATTTGCAAAGCGACGGTTTTAAAAATCTCGATGGTGGCGGCAACACCGGCTTTGATAAAAATGAGATGCTGGCCAAGTTTCAGATCAATACCGATCCGGATGAGCTTCGTTATCAGTCCTTGGAGTTACGACTTGGTTATTCCAATGAAACTTCCAACGAGACCTATCTTGGCCTATCCGACGCTGATTTTGCAGCGACTCCCTACAGGCGCTACGCTGCGAGCCAATTGGGACTCATGGACTGGTGGCGCACGCAAATCCAAGTTCGTCATTACCTGAGAATCAGCGATAGCATTGAAGTGAAAACCACCGCCTATCGGCATGATTTTTCACGCTCTTGGCGTAAACTTAATCGCTTCAGCGGAGGACCCGCGCTCTTTGATGTGCTCAATCAACCCTTCGGGCAAGCAGCGGTGTATGAATCAATTTTGCAAGGCCAGCAAGATTCTGAAGGACCGGATCAAAATCTTATGGTTGGTATCAACCAACGTGATTTTGTCTCGCAAGGCATCCAAAGCACGACGACCTGGTCATATGAAAAAGACTGGTTCTCCCAGCAACTCGAGCTTGGTTTTCGCTTTCACTACGATGAAATCAAGCGCAATCACACCGAAGATCCCTATCGGATGCTGGCTTCCACCTTGGTTCCTACCCAAGATCCGCGTCAGTTGATTTTGCAAAATCAAGTCAAAACAAATGCTTGGTCGTTTCACACTTTGGATCGCATACAACTGGGCGAATCGTTATTGCTCACGCCGGGTCTACGTGTGGAGATGATCGATTGGCAGTATCGCAACAGCACGGATGCGACTGCCGTAATAGAGCAAAACGATTTTTATACCGTGCTTATTCCTGGGATTGGAGCTGTTTATCAATTGATTCCAGAGCTGTCTGTGCTTGCAGGCGTTCATCGAGGCTTTTCTCCGGCGGCACCGGGTCCCGAAAAAAACGCAAAGCCGGAAACAAGCGTGAACTACGAAGCTGGGCTGCGCTTTTCGAAGGAGCAAAGCAAAGCAGAGCTTGTTGGTTTCTTCAATGACTATTCAAACATGACGGCCGTTTGTTCTTTTAATCGTGGCTGTAGCGATGAGTCCATTGGTAGCCAGACCAACGCGGGCTCGGTGTTTGTCTATGGCCTCGAGGCCAGCGCATCGCAGGACCTTCCTCTGTGGTGGGATTTTGCTTTGCATACACAAGCGGCCTACACCCTGACGCTTTCGGATTTTCAAAATGATTTTACTTCAAGCGATCCCTTGCTTGCGGATGTTTCCAAGGGTGATGCTTTGCCCTACATACCGGTGCATCAACTTAACTTTATCGTTGGGGTGAATCATCCGACTTGGGGCGTTGATTTGTCGGGTACCTACGTGGGTGAGATGCGAGATGTGGCAGGGCAGGGTCCGATTCCGACTGCCGAGCGCATCAATGATTACATCGTTTTTGATCTTGCCGGTCGCTACAAGCTCAGCGACAAGCATGAACTATACGCCCGTATTGATAATCTGTTTGACAATGAATACATGGTTTCACGCAGGCCTTATGGTTTACGGCCAGGTAAGCCCTTTTTATTCATGGTGGGCTACAAAGGGCACTTCGGTCCGTAG
- a CDS encoding DUF1552 domain-containing protein, with translation MAARKNKTHISRRTLLRGLCGGAAIAVALPPLEAMFNVHGTAYGDGTSILRFGVWYFGGGVYQPNTSSINEFFPSTTGSNWTPRYQTEPLADPAIKDKVNILSRLSTTYSGDPGVSHNIHHTVALSGTGNPGNRLGQGVANAASIDQVIAEDFRARGYRSTYGEDFVGAQCSFGGHAGKSAFTANGNFISLHSDPRNLFDLLFAGCTTGASPVGNTPSMDERAQRQLLVVDAILQDAKALQKRVSINDQQRIEQHLQAIDALERRLRRDPNTDCSCPDRPTVSGSEIQNPIEINDGDEFGTGQSPRQAHRPMADLLALAIACDLTRVFNIEFIGTQTNAVLSDVSGVTESHHLGLTHTGSGKLSDTTRYVMEEYAYFLKQLAAIPEGAGTVLDNTAVFCTSESIYSGAHELGNHFAIVGGGAGGALKTGQFIDVNNQAKLSDIMYTLAKSVGSNVQGIGKQGDQGYGNTLFSPIWVGWCSDRTSSFVFVPLSPAIELTQKMQHQDDYRCTHEIQNKTGTNHCFHVEHTCTVSNGVRTCRNRQHKRTTCTDANGQHHWR, from the coding sequence ATGGCAGCACGCAAGAACAAAACACATATCTCAAGGCGCACCCTGTTGCGAGGTCTGTGCGGCGGAGCAGCCATTGCAGTAGCCCTTCCTCCCCTTGAAGCGATGTTTAACGTGCACGGCACAGCCTATGGCGATGGCACATCGATCCTGCGCTTTGGCGTCTGGTACTTTGGAGGCGGCGTCTATCAACCCAACACCTCAAGCATCAATGAGTTTTTCCCAAGCACAACAGGGAGCAACTGGACTCCACGTTATCAAACCGAGCCTCTTGCTGATCCAGCTATTAAAGACAAAGTAAATATTCTATCGCGCCTATCAACTACCTACAGTGGTGATCCTGGTGTGAGTCACAACATCCATCACACTGTAGCTCTATCAGGAACAGGAAACCCTGGAAATCGACTTGGCCAGGGCGTAGCCAACGCAGCTTCCATTGATCAGGTGATCGCAGAAGATTTCCGAGCGCGTGGCTATCGTTCAACTTACGGCGAAGACTTTGTGGGCGCGCAATGCTCCTTTGGCGGACATGCTGGAAAATCCGCCTTCACCGCCAATGGAAATTTTATCTCCTTGCATTCTGATCCACGAAACCTATTTGATTTGCTATTTGCCGGATGCACCACAGGAGCAAGTCCCGTGGGCAATACACCAAGCATGGATGAACGTGCACAACGGCAACTGCTCGTTGTCGATGCGATTTTGCAAGACGCCAAGGCCCTGCAAAAGCGTGTGAGCATCAACGACCAACAACGCATCGAGCAGCATTTGCAAGCGATTGACGCTTTGGAACGCAGGCTTCGTCGCGATCCGAACACTGATTGCAGTTGTCCGGATCGTCCCACGGTCTCGGGTTCCGAGATTCAAAATCCCATTGAAATAAATGATGGTGATGAGTTCGGCACAGGACAAAGCCCACGTCAGGCCCATCGTCCGATGGCCGATCTTCTCGCCCTTGCCATAGCCTGTGATCTGACACGGGTGTTCAACATTGAATTCATTGGCACCCAGACCAACGCCGTTCTGAGCGATGTTTCAGGCGTCACCGAATCCCATCATCTCGGATTAACCCATACAGGCTCTGGAAAACTCAGTGACACGACCCGCTACGTGATGGAAGAGTATGCTTATTTCCTAAAGCAACTTGCGGCGATTCCGGAAGGCGCTGGAACGGTTCTCGACAACACGGCTGTATTCTGCACCTCTGAAAGCATCTATTCTGGAGCGCACGAACTTGGCAACCACTTCGCCATCGTCGGTGGCGGCGCCGGCGGAGCACTCAAAACTGGGCAGTTTATCGATGTAAACAACCAAGCGAAACTCTCCGACATCATGTACACCTTAGCAAAATCAGTGGGCTCAAATGTGCAAGGTATTGGCAAGCAAGGCGACCAGGGATATGGCAACACACTCTTCAGTCCGATCTGGGTTGGCTGGTGCTCTGATCGCACAAGCTCGTTTGTATTCGTCCCATTAAGCCCAGCCATAGAGCTTACACAAAAGATGCAACATCAGGACGATTACCGCTGTACACACGAGATTCAAAACAAAACCGGAACGAATCATTGTTTTCATGTTGAGCACACCTGTACCGTAAGCAATGGCGTTAGGACCTGTCGCAATAGGCAACATAAACGCACAACTTGCACTGATGCCAACGGCCAGCACCACTGGCGCTAA